One part of the Hydrogenobacter sp. T-2 genome encodes these proteins:
- a CDS encoding complex I 51 kDa subunit family protein: MRSYPVIPEIYAETALNLLLKRAKKPKVHTIEEYIKDGGYQALEKALNMKPEEIIDWVDKSQLRGRGGAGFPTGRKWKFAVQNPAPRYLICNADESEPGTFKDRILIERDTHLLIEGMIISAYAIGANEAFIYIRGEYPAGYYILRDAIEEAKKKGFLGKNILGSGFDLEIYVARGAGAYICGEESALIESLEGKRGFPRIKPPFPVQYGLWGRPTVVNNVETLCNIPLIVGMGWEEYRYIGPSDYPGPKLFPVSGKVKKPGVYELPMNTTLREVIFKYAGGTIGNRKVKAVFSGALDCFSAEELDTPMDYSPFGFGGTGTVIVLTEEDDIVQTCLWVAEFYAHESCGQCTPCRVGTREQANLLERILHHEADEGEWVGFEFVNSHIQPTSICGLGAVAGRLIRQAMQKFPQEWEKYRKQVKLGV, from the coding sequence ATGAGGTCCTATCCCGTTATACCTGAAATATACGCAGAGACAGCATTGAACCTTTTGTTGAAAAGGGCTAAAAAGCCCAAAGTTCATACAATAGAGGAGTATATCAAAGACGGTGGCTATCAGGCATTGGAAAAAGCCCTTAACATGAAGCCTGAGGAGATAATAGACTGGGTGGACAAAAGCCAGCTCAGGGGCAGAGGAGGTGCAGGCTTTCCCACGGGTAGAAAGTGGAAGTTTGCGGTTCAAAACCCAGCACCGAGGTATCTCATATGCAATGCGGATGAATCCGAACCTGGGACCTTTAAAGACAGAATACTCATAGAGAGAGACACGCATCTTCTTATAGAGGGAATGATAATATCCGCATATGCCATAGGGGCGAATGAGGCTTTCATATACATAAGGGGTGAGTATCCTGCGGGATACTATATCCTCAGGGATGCCATAGAGGAGGCAAAGAAGAAGGGTTTTCTTGGGAAAAACATACTTGGCTCTGGCTTTGACCTTGAGATTTATGTGGCAAGAGGTGCAGGTGCCTACATATGCGGAGAAGAGAGTGCACTCATTGAATCTCTTGAAGGTAAGAGAGGCTTTCCAAGGATAAAACCACCCTTTCCTGTCCAATATGGTCTTTGGGGAAGACCTACTGTGGTAAACAACGTGGAAACCCTTTGCAACATTCCTCTCATAGTGGGTATGGGTTGGGAAGAGTATCGCTACATAGGACCAAGCGACTATCCGGGTCCCAAGCTCTTTCCTGTAAGTGGAAAAGTGAAAAAGCCGGGGGTTTACGAACTTCCCATGAACACCACCCTCAGAGAGGTCATCTTCAAGTATGCGGGAGGAACTATTGGAAACAGGAAGGTTAAAGCGGTATTTTCTGGAGCCCTTGACTGTTTTTCCGCAGAGGAGTTAGACACACCCATGGACTACTCGCCCTTTGGCTTTGGCGGGACGGGAACGGTTATAGTTTTGACAGAAGAAGATGACATAGTCCAAACTTGTCTATGGGTAGCAGAGTTCTATGCTCATGAGAGCTGTGGTCAATGCACGCCCTGTAGAGTTGGCACTCGCGAGCAGGCTAATCTACTTGAGAGAATACTGCACCATGAAGCTGACGAAGGAGAATGGGTAGGCTTTGAGTTTGTGAACTCACACATACAGCCCACTTCTATCTGCGGTCTTGGTGCAGTTGCAGGTAGACTAATTCGTCAAGCTATGCAGAAGTTTCCACAAGAGTGGGAGAAATATAGAAA
- a CDS encoding NADH-quinone oxidoreductase subunit NuoE family protein, whose protein sequence is MGVLPQELMEKLREHVEYFPRKEQAVLLCLHEVQDHYGHIPFFALEEVAKLLEVPLSHVENVVSFYDMFDRGEPARHRIRVCVSVVCNLMNSNKVLNALRELLGISLGETTRDGRFKLIGVQCIGACSEAPCFMVDNDAYKFESKEKLHEVLSRYT, encoded by the coding sequence ATGGGTGTCTTGCCACAGGAACTAATGGAAAAGCTAAGGGAACATGTGGAGTATTTTCCAAGAAAGGAACAGGCTGTGTTGCTTTGTCTCCACGAAGTCCAAGACCACTACGGACATATACCCTTTTTTGCCTTGGAGGAAGTGGCAAAACTCTTGGAAGTGCCACTAAGCCACGTGGAAAATGTGGTTTCCTTCTACGATATGTTTGACAGGGGAGAACCTGCAAGACATAGGATAAGGGTTTGTGTAAGCGTTGTGTGTAATCTTATGAACTCTAACAAGGTGCTAAATGCCTTAAGGGAGCTACTTGGCATCTCCTTAGGTGAGACCACAAGGGATGGAAGGTTTAAATTAATAGGGGTGCAATGCATAGGTGCATGTTCAGAAGCACCTTGTTTCATGGTGGATAACGACGCCTATAAATTTGAGTCAAAGGAGAAGCTCCATGAGGTCCTATCCCGTTATACCTGA
- a CDS encoding MqnA/MqnD/SBP family protein, producing MRIRIAHSPDSDDAFMFYALTAGKIDTEGLQIEHVLADIETLNREALKGTYEVSAISFHAYPYVAHRYLVLPSGGSVGEGYGPIVVAKEDLEDLKGKRVAIPGRLTTAYLVLKLYELDFEEVLFPFDKVLDAVVDGIVDAGLVIHEGQLSYQDRGLKKVVDLGQWWMEKTNLVLPLGGNIIRKDLGVEIIRKMERLMRRSIEYALQHREEALSFAREYARDIKEDTERTNRFVSMYVNHRTLDYGEDGRRAVRLLLQMGIEGNIIEANMPEVIFSDEVKD from the coding sequence ATGAGGATAAGGATAGCTCACAGTCCTGATTCAGATGATGCCTTTATGTTTTATGCCTTAACCGCAGGCAAGATAGATACGGAGGGTCTTCAGATAGAGCATGTGCTTGCGGACATAGAAACCCTCAATAGGGAAGCCCTGAAGGGAACTTATGAGGTCTCCGCTATATCCTTTCACGCCTATCCTTATGTGGCACACAGATATCTGGTGCTACCCAGTGGTGGAAGCGTGGGAGAAGGCTACGGACCTATAGTGGTCGCCAAGGAGGATTTAGAAGACTTAAAGGGCAAAAGGGTCGCAATTCCAGGAAGGCTTACCACTGCATATCTTGTCCTAAAGCTCTACGAACTAGACTTTGAGGAAGTCCTTTTCCCCTTTGACAAGGTCTTAGATGCTGTGGTTGATGGTATAGTGGACGCAGGGCTTGTTATACATGAGGGACAGCTAAGCTATCAAGATAGAGGGCTAAAAAAGGTTGTTGACCTGGGTCAATGGTGGATGGAGAAGACCAATCTTGTGCTTCCTCTTGGTGGCAATATCATAAGAAAAGACCTCGGTGTTGAGATAATAAGGAAGATGGAGAGGCTAATGAGAAGGAGTATAGAGTATGCATTACAGCATAGGGAAGAAGCCCTAAGCTTTGCCAGAGAGTATGCAAGGGATATAAAAGAAGACACAGAAAGAACCAACAGGTTTGTAAGCATGTATGTAAACCACAGAACCTTAGATTATGGAGAAGATGGCAGGCGTGCGGTAAGACTTTTGCTACAGATGGGAATAGAAGGGAATATAATAGAAGCTAATATGCCAGAGGTTATATTCAGCGACGAGGTGAAAGACTGA
- the lpxD gene encoding UDP-3-O-(3-hydroxymyristoyl)glucosamine N-acyltransferase, protein MKLIDLAKLLEGEVVGNPHMEVEGISSPENPKKGTPVFLQDVKVLENLKGMQIVPVVTQNIDFPTYIRVKNVRLALARFLSHFYPERHPSGISDKAYIEEGVKIGKDVYVAPFVYLGKNVVLEDGVKVYPFCYIGEGVRIGKNSVLFSGVHVYPYCVIGEGVRIHSGSVIGADGFGYYVGPEGIFKLNHVGRVVIQDNVEIGANTCVDRALIDQTVIGENTKIDNLVQVGHNCKIGESNLIVSQVGLSGSVRTGKGVILAGQVGVADHVEIGDGAIVSAKAGVSKSLEGGKVYGGAISAMEWSKWKRIYAYILKLPELFKEKRHEDKDSSQS, encoded by the coding sequence ATGAAGCTCATAGACCTTGCAAAGCTTTTAGAGGGTGAAGTTGTTGGAAACCCTCATATGGAGGTAGAGGGTATATCATCACCAGAAAATCCAAAAAAGGGGACGCCTGTCTTTCTGCAAGATGTAAAGGTTTTGGAGAATTTAAAGGGTATGCAAATAGTCCCAGTGGTAACTCAGAACATTGACTTTCCCACATACATAAGGGTTAAAAACGTGAGGCTTGCCCTTGCACGCTTTTTGTCTCACTTCTACCCAGAGAGACATCCCTCTGGCATATCCGATAAGGCTTACATAGAAGAGGGTGTAAAGATAGGGAAGGATGTGTATGTGGCACCCTTCGTTTATTTGGGAAAGAATGTGGTGCTTGAGGATGGGGTAAAGGTTTATCCCTTTTGCTACATAGGGGAAGGTGTGAGGATAGGTAAAAACAGCGTGCTTTTCAGCGGAGTTCACGTGTATCCTTACTGCGTGATAGGTGAAGGTGTGAGGATTCATAGCGGTTCTGTTATAGGTGCGGATGGTTTTGGCTACTATGTGGGTCCAGAGGGCATCTTCAAGCTAAACCACGTAGGCAGGGTGGTCATCCAAGACAATGTGGAGATAGGTGCAAACACTTGCGTAGATAGGGCTCTTATAGACCAGACGGTGATAGGCGAAAATACCAAGATAGATAACTTGGTGCAGGTAGGACACAATTGCAAGATAGGTGAGAGTAACCTTATAGTGTCTCAAGTAGGGCTTTCTGGCAGTGTAAGGACGGGCAAGGGAGTAATCTTGGCAGGGCAGGTAGGCGTGGCAGACCATGTGGAAATAGGAGATGGGGCTATTGTATCTGCAAAGGCTGGGGTGTCAAAGAGCCTTGAAGGTGGCAAGGTTTACGGAGGGGCTATTTCAGCTATGGAGTGGTCCAAATGGAAAAGGATTTATGCCTATATTTTAAAACTTCCAGAGCTCTTTAAGGAGAAAAGACATGAGGATAAGGATAGCTCACAGTCCTGA
- a CDS encoding OmpH family outer membrane protein, producing MKKALLVVALFSGFSFAQQKFACIDPNRILSESQLVKGKESQLRAKVEEYQKQLDQINKRLEDLRKQIESRGIAQNVREQRIREYQRVEAEGIELQQKAQREIAEMREKLEGDIVSTVRKISEDIAKREGFTGVIDCTVFIYMSAEIDITAEVIQRLDQQK from the coding sequence ATGAAAAAAGCTCTTCTTGTAGTTGCCCTCTTTTCTGGTTTTAGCTTTGCCCAGCAAAAGTTTGCTTGTATTGACCCAAATAGGATTCTTTCAGAATCCCAGCTTGTAAAAGGGAAGGAATCCCAGCTAAGAGCCAAAGTGGAAGAGTATCAAAAACAGCTTGACCAGATAAACAAGAGGCTTGAAGACCTTCGAAAACAGATAGAAAGCAGGGGAATAGCTCAAAATGTAAGAGAACAGAGGATAAGAGAATATCAGAGGGTGGAAGCTGAAGGAATAGAACTACAGCAAAAGGCACAAAGAGAAATTGCGGAGATGAGGGAAAAGTTAGAAGGAGACATAGTATCAACAGTAAGGAAAATATCCGAAGACATAGCAAAGAGAGAAGGCTTTACGGGGGTTATTGACTGCACTGTATTCATATACATGTCTGCGGAGATAGACATAACTGCGGAGGTAATCCAAAGGTTAGATCAGCAAAAATGA